A portion of the Pogoniulus pusillus isolate bPogPus1 chromosome 6, bPogPus1.pri, whole genome shotgun sequence genome contains these proteins:
- the SFRP5 gene encoding secreted frizzled-related protein 5 encodes MRREGVLPGGRGTALLALALALAGSPGGGQHYDYYGWQPESLPHGRFYGREPQCLDIPPDMQLCRDVGYKRMRLPNLLEHETMAEAKQQAGSWVPLLAKQCHTDTQLFLCSLFAPVCLDRPVYPCRSLCEVVRDSCAPVMESYGFPWPEMLHCGKFPSDHELCIAVQFGNSKVTPPPVSKICTQCEMEHKADGMMEQMCSSDFVVKMRIKEMTEENGERRLVAAQKKKVLKLGPLKRKDTKKMILHMKNAGACPCPQLDSLSGSFLVMGRKLGSRLLLLAIYPWQKHNKEMKFAVKFMFSYPCPLYHSLLYGSAQH; translated from the exons ATGCGGCGGGAGGGTGTCCTCCCGGGGGGGCGAGGCACGGCGCTGCTGGCGCTGGCGCTGGCGCTGGCGGGTTCTCCGGGCGGCGGGCAACACTACGACTACTACGGGTGGCAGCCCGAGAGCCTGCCCCACGGGCGCTTCTACGGGCGGGAGCCGCAGTGCCTCGACATCCCGCCCGACATGCAGCTCTGCCGCGACGTGGGCTACAAACGCATGCGGCTGCCCAACCTGCTGGAGCACGAAACCATGGCCGAGGCCAAGCAGCAGGCGGGCAGCTGGGTCCCCCTACTCGCTAAGCAGTGCCACACCGACACCCAGCTTTTCCTCTGCTCCCTCTTCGCCCCCGTCTGCCTCGACCGGCCCGTCTACCCCTGCCGCTCCCTCTGCGAGGTCGTTCGTGACTCCTGTGCCCCCGTCATGGAATCCTATGGCTTTCCCTGGCCCGAGATGCTGCACTGTGGCAAGTTCCCCTCCGATCACGAGCTCTGCATCGCCGTCCAGTTCGGGAACAGCAAGGTCACCCCACCGCCAG TGTCCAAGATCTGCACCCAGTGTGAGATGGAGCACAAGGCAGACGGCATGATGGAGCAGATGTGCTCCAGTGACTTTG TGGTGAAGATGCGCATCAAGGAGATGACAGAGGAGAACGGAGAGCGGCGGCTGGTGGCTGCCCAGAAGAAGAAGGTGCTGAAGCTTGGCCCTCTCAAGCGCAAGGACACCAAGAAGATGATTCTGCACATGAAGAATGCAggtgcctgcccctgcccccagcttgaCAGCCTCAGTGGCAGCTTCCTAGTGATGGGCAGAAAGCTAGGCAGCCGCCTGCTCCTCCTTGCCATCTACCCctggcagaaacacaacaaggaGATGAAGTTTGCCGTCAAGTTCATGTTCTCTTACCCCTGCCCCCTCTACCACTCCCTCCTCTATGGGTCTGC